From a single Miscanthus floridulus cultivar M001 chromosome 8, ASM1932011v1, whole genome shotgun sequence genomic region:
- the LOC136477066 gene encoding malate dehydrogenase [NADP] 1, chloroplastic has product MGLSTAYSPVGSHLAPAPLGAGAAHRRSAQPHRPRRALLATVRCSVDAAKQVQDGVATAEAPPSRKDCFGVFCTTYDLKADDKTKSWKKLVSVAVSGAAGMISNHLLFKLASGEVFGQDQPIALKLLGSERSFQALEGVAMELEDSLYPLLREVSIGIDPYEVFEDIDWALLIGAKPRGPGMERAALLDINGQIFADQGKALNAVASRNVKVLVVGNPCNTNALICLKNAPNIPAKNFHALTRLDENRAKCQLALKAGVFYDKVSNVTIWGNHSTTQVPDFLNAKIDGRPVKEVIKDTKWLEEEFTMTVQKRGGVLIKKWGRSSAASTAVSIADAIKSLVTPTPEGDWFSTGVYTTGNPYGIAEDIVFSMPCRSKGDGDYELVTDVSMDDFLWERIKKSEAELLAEKKCVAHLTGEGNAFCDLPEDTMLPGEV; this is encoded by the exons ATGGGCCTCTCAACAGCTTACTCCCCAGTGGGATCGCACCTCGCTCCGGCGCCtctcggcgccggcgccgcgcaCCGTCGCTCCGCCCAGCCCCACCGCCCGCGCCGGGCCCTGCTCGCCACCGTCCGATGCTCCGTCGATGCTGCCAA GCAGGTGCAGGACGGCGTGGCCACGGCGGAGGCGCCGCCGTCGCGGAAGGACTGCTTCGGGGTCTTCTGCACCACCTACGACCTCAAGGCG GATGACAAGACCAAGTCATGGAAGAAGCTAGTGAGCGTTGCTGTTTCAGGCGCAGCTGGGATGATATCAAACCACCTGCTGTTCAAA CTTGCCTCTGGTGAGGTTTTCGGACAAGACCAACCAATAGCACTTAAGTTACTCGGCTCAGAGAGATCGTTTCAAGCTCTCGAAG GTGTAGCGATGGAACTGGAGGACTCGCTGTATCCATTGCTGAGGGAAGTCAGCATTGGTATAGATCCTTACGAGGTCTTTGAAGATATAGATTGGGCCCTTCTTATTGGTGCTAAGCCCCGAGGTCCTGGCATGGAGCGAGCTGCGTTACTGGATATCAATGGTCAAATCTTTGCTGATCAG GGGAAAGCACTTAATGCCGTGGCCTCGCGGAACGTGAAAGTCTTAGTTGTTGGAAATCCATGTAACACTAA TGCGTTGATTTGCTTGAAAAATGCTCCAAACATACCAGCAAAAAATTTTCATGCACTGACAAGGTTGGATGAAAATAGAGCAAAGTGCCAG CTAGCACTGAAAGCAGGTGTATTTTATGACAAAGTATCAAACGTGACTATTTGGGGGAACCATTCGACAACTCAG GTTCCTGATTTCTTGAATGCCAAAATTGATGGAAGACCAGTGAAAGAAGTCATTAAGGATACCAAGTGGTTAGAAGAAGAGTTCACCATGACAGTTCAAAAG CGTGGAGGTGTGCTAATCAAAAAATGGGGCAGATCTTCAGCTGCATCAACCGCTGTTTCAATAGCGGATGCTATTAAATCCCTTGTAACTCCTACCCCAGAAGGCGATTGGTTCTCTACAGGG GTTTACACGACTGGAAATCCTTATGGCATAGCAGAGGATATCGTGTTCAGCATGCCATGCAGATCGAAG GGTGACGGTGATTACGAACTAGTTACTGATGTGTCAATGGACGATTTTCTCTGGGAACGGATTAAAAAG AGTGAAGCTGAATTGCTTGCTGAGAAGAAATGTGTTGCCCATCTTACAGGAGAG GGGAATGCATTTTGTGATCTTCCGGAGGATACCATGCTACCAGGAGAAGTGTAG